From a region of the Egicoccus sp. AB-alg2 genome:
- a CDS encoding carbon-nitrogen hydrolase family protein, whose amino-acid sequence MSASNRVTVAAVQAAPVFMDRAATVEKTAALVDEAAARGARLIVFPESFVPGFPYWPRAYPLPERGRSLDALAYLRAGAVDLARDELGPVREAAARNDAMVVLGVTERGGPGDLLHNSLVHIDVQGQVVHVHRKLQATFDERCVWSDGDATGLAVHDSPAGRLGGLICGNNSMTLAKAALLLAGEQVHCAVWPGYDWMFPNAEIVCRGYAVEGRCFVVVAASFLPEAHVPDDFPLRDDTSWRIDGGSGVIGPDGSWLGGPLLGEEGIVTAEVELDQLERQRAVRDAVDAYGRPDLFRLLVNVAPQRLRGEPAERVLGAEWRVYS is encoded by the coding sequence ATGAGTGCCAGCAATCGGGTCACCGTGGCAGCCGTCCAGGCGGCACCGGTGTTCATGGACCGCGCCGCGACGGTCGAAAAGACCGCAGCGCTCGTCGACGAGGCCGCCGCCCGCGGTGCCAGGCTGATCGTGTTCCCCGAGTCGTTCGTGCCGGGATTCCCGTACTGGCCGCGCGCCTACCCGTTGCCCGAGCGTGGGCGTTCGCTCGATGCGCTGGCATACCTGCGGGCCGGCGCGGTCGACCTGGCCCGTGACGAACTGGGCCCCGTGCGCGAGGCAGCGGCGCGCAACGACGCGATGGTCGTGCTCGGCGTGACCGAGCGAGGTGGTCCCGGCGACCTGCTGCACAACTCGTTGGTCCACATCGACGTGCAGGGGCAGGTCGTTCACGTCCACCGGAAGCTGCAGGCGACCTTCGACGAGCGCTGTGTCTGGTCCGACGGGGACGCGACCGGGCTCGCGGTGCACGATTCGCCGGCGGGACGCCTCGGGGGGCTGATCTGCGGCAACAACTCGATGACCCTGGCGAAGGCCGCCCTGCTGTTGGCGGGGGAACAGGTCCACTGCGCGGTCTGGCCCGGTTACGACTGGATGTTTCCGAACGCCGAGATCGTCTGCCGCGGGTACGCGGTCGAAGGACGCTGTTTCGTTGTCGTCGCCGCCAGCTTCCTCCCCGAGGCGCACGTCCCCGACGACTTCCCGCTGCGCGACGACACCTCGTGGCGGATCGACGGTGGGTCAGGGGTGATCGGCCCTGACGGCTCGTGGCTGGGCGGGCCGCTTCTCGGCGAGGAGGGCATCGTCACCGCCGAGGTCGAGCTCGACCAGCTCGAGCGCCAGCGTGCGGTGCGGGACGCCGTCGACGCCTACGGCCGCCCCGACCTGTTCCGCCTGCTGGTCAACGTCGCCCCGCAACGGCTTCGCGGCGAGCCGGCCGAGCGCGTACTGGGCGCGGAGTGGCGGGTCTATTCGTGA